One window of the Lachancea thermotolerans CBS 6340 chromosome A complete sequence genome contains the following:
- the RIM21 gene encoding Rim21p (similar to uniprot|P48565 Saccharomyces cerevisiae YNL294C RIM21 Protein proposed to be involved in the response to alkaline pH; has similarity to A. nidulans PalH), with amino-acid sequence MVKKTSWRYSQVPKEYQSCGGIDLGNGVLIWKNKWQPVAYFDSVRFTSYCDEGNPVYSSLKRNRLSFPYSKALQRDWHTFITSGNDRGPFKYSIYAIIMSFTTNFVITLFLTVIVFITIRQKPHRGASNLLKLGSTLASVNLAIFISKALKVLHQDHIYKGVVSTERVLDLLWMDLTFTCLDLLVVLICQLCQVQIIMRLFSRVKEKRTVFLVGVTLSIISQVLWAIPTLAQSINDNFSGLSYDADGLTLLSPFVYLFRIALAASYACIICFNMFNKRHLCFLYQRMMILTLLALIIVLLQPGFFVADVANIWVDDLSEIFNTTCYVGSAVIVWEWVDHILILERKVQAQSVLGRPVYEDDQEDYHFAKYALKVQDAISRDSETGEIGSRNDTANSGTEEQRVRWQYGDDTPPRDTNKVEFNEPQPLKNVILEKCSRIWDGMIYYTDHFIVKGLVIKTLSIHSKSSSDDHRKRKAKVRRRIGLDRPNEVYVYATRDVVFDSDEDEAESNQGSSVDEERDFP; translated from the coding sequence ATGGTGAAAAAGACTTCTTGGAGGTACAGCCAGGTGCCGAAAGAATACCAGAGCTGCGGGGGTATTGATTTAGGGAATGGTGTTCTCATATGGAAAAACAAGTGGCAACCCGTGGCCTACTTCGACAGCGTGCGTTTCACAAGCTACTGCGATGAAGGAAACCCAGTATATTCGTCACTGAAACGAAATAGACTATCCTTTCCTTACTCAAAAGCGCTCCAAAGGGATTGGCATACTTTCATCACCAGCGGGAATGATCGGGGGCCTTTCAAATACAGCATATATGCAATAATCATGTCATTCACAACAAATTTCGTGATAACTCTTTTCCTGACGGTCATAGTTTTCATCACTATCCGACAAAAGCCGCACCGCGGCGCATCCAATTTGCTGAAACTCGGGAGTACCCTTGCGTCTGTGAACCTTGCTATCTTCATAAGCAAAGCTCTCAAGGTCCTACACCAAGACCACATCTACAAGGGGGTGGTCTCCACGGAAAGGGTGCTAGACCTGCTCTGGATGGATCTCACTTTCACGTGCCTAGACTTATTGGTTGTTCTTATATGCCAGCTATGTCAAGTTCAGATCATAATGCGCCTTTTCTCTcgcgtcaaagaaaaaagaacTGTGTTCCTGGTGGGGGTTACTCTCTCCATCATCTCGCAGGTTCTATGGGCCATTCCAACTCTGGCACAGTCTATTAATGATAATTTTTCAGGCCTCTCCTACGATGCGGATGGCTTGACGCTACTGTCGCCATTTGTGTACCTGTTCCGCATAGCGCTCGCAGCTTCTTACGCGTGCATTATCTGTTTCAACATGTTCAATAAAAGGCACCTCTGCTTTCTATATCAGCGAATGATGATTCTAACTTTGCTAGCTCTCATCATTGTACTTTTACAGCCAGGGTTCTTTGTCGCAGATGTTGCTAATATCTGGGTCGATGACCTCAGCGAAATCTTCAATACCACTTGCTATGTGGGTTCTGCGGTTATCGTGTGGGAATGGGTGGACCACATACTCATCCTCGAACGGAAGGTGCAGGCTCAGAGCGTTTTAGGGCGTCCAGTTTACGAAGACGACCAGGAAGATTACCACTTTGCAAAATACGCTTTAAAGGTGCAGGACGCCATATCGCGAGATAGCGAAACTGGAGAAATCGGAAGTCGGAATGACACGGCTAATAGCGGCACGGAGGAGCAGAGAGTTCGGTGGCAATACGGCGACGATACCCCTCCAAGAGACACCAACAAGGTTGAGTTTAACGAGCCTCAACCTCTCAAGAACGTTATTCTCGAGAAGTGCAGCAGGATTTGGGACGGAATGATATACTACACCGACCATTTCATCGTCAAAGGATTGGTAATAAAAACATTGAGCATACACTCTAAAAGCAGCAGCGATGATCACAGAAAAAGGAAGGCCAAAGTCCGGAGGAGAATTGGACTAGATAGGCCTAACGAAGTGTATGTTTACGCTACGAGAGACGTTGTATTTGACTCagacgaagatgaggcCGAAAGCAATCAAGGTTCAAGTGTTGATGAGGAAAGAGATTTTCCCTAG
- the MSB3 gene encoding Rab GTPase-activating protein MSB3 (similar to uniprot|P48566 Saccharomyces cerevisiae YNL293W), whose protein sequence is MTKLSDVHDYGSSKTKSRNGGLSGYLASKSPSVPNLTQTFTTRSMKETSPERAGYQQFGSPLVEEPTNLSVIDLYGDEDDEDADDDEDADDDEAEGSQSTSGVIADLPVSSTESPSLEAPNAFGAAKDLSQYDRYGFKKQTAHVSQEEYHMWWDQYSRYCIRRKRKWQDLLEKSGLAPSNDVPDRFPPRSEKLKRYVRKGIPAEWRGQAWWYFARGQEKLNKNAGVYDKLLEGLNNKKDKNNCKDLEVIERDLHRTFPENIHFQKDPKEGQEPLMIQSLRRVLLAFSVYNPKIGYCQSMNFLAGLLLLFLDEEKSFWMLVIITSRYLPGVHNVNLEGVNVDQGVLMLCVKEYLPDFWQRIIPKEQSRSNEFLYKLPPITLCTASWFMSCFVGVVPIETTLRIWDCLFYEESHVLFKISLSIIKICEQELAGSRLAHRGLRARTHGRDDDDIEVFQVIQTVPKKLLDPQDIFDRIIFKRRVPLNNLNQEEIDRCRKYVTSQRLKFKNCAEIMGDRTSAKASAKRDLEIGPDFVNNALSSEVYGFRRSLTGAHWNNSIKEKVRQIRRK, encoded by the coding sequence ATGACTAAACTCTCTGATGTCCATGATTATGGAAGCTCCAAGACTAAATCTAGAAACGGTGGCCTTAGTGGATACTTGGCAAGCAAGTCGCCGTCGGTCCCAAATCTTACACAGACCTTTACAACACGATCGATGAAAGAAACCTCGCCTGAAAGAGCGGGTTATCAACAATTTGGGTCGCCCTTGGTTGAGGAACCCACTAACCTCAGTGTGATCGACCTCTATGGcgatgaggacgacgaggacgccgatgatgacgaggaCGCCGATGATGACGAGGCAGAGGGATCTCAGAGCACATCTGGCGTGATAGCAGACCTGCCTGTGAGTTCGACCGAATCTCCCTCTCTGGAAGCACCCAACGCGTTCGGGGCGGCCAAGGATCTGTCTCAGTACGATCGAtatggcttcaaaaagcaaaCAGCTCATGTCAGTCAAGAAGAGTACCATATGTGGTGGGATCAATACTCCAGATATTGCATTCGCCGGAAACGCAAGTGGCAGGATCTTCTGGAGAAAAGTGGACTGGCCCCAAGTAATGACGTTCCTGACCGCTTCCCTCCTCGAAGCGAGAAGTTAAAAAGATACGTAAGAAAGGGAATCCCAGCAGAATGGAGAGGCCAGGCGTGGTGGTATTTCGCTCGAGGGCaggaaaagctcaataaGAACGCTGGCGTGTACGACAAGTTGTTGGAGGGACTGAATAACAAGAAAGATAAGAATAACTGTAAAGACTTAGAGGTAATTGAGAGAGATTTGCATAGAACATTTCCAGAAAAcattcattttcaaaaggaCCCCAAGGAGGGCCAAGAGCCGCTCATGATTCAGTCATTGCGCAGAGTGCTGTTGGCATTCTCGGTTTATAATCCTAAGATTGGCTACTGCCAGTCCATGAATTTCCTTGCAGGACTGTTATTGCTATTCCTGGATGAGGAAAAGTCTTTTTGGATGTTGGTGATTATAACATCTAGATACCTGCCTGGTGTCCACAACGTGAACCTAGAAGGTGTCAACGTTGACCAGGGTGTGCTCATGCTGTGTGTCAAGGAATACTTGCCCGATTTCTGGCAAAGAATAATCCCAAAGGAACAAAGCCGAAGCAACGAGTTTCTGTACAAGCTCCCTCCTATTACTCTCTGCACGGCGAGTTGGTTTATGAGCTGTTTTGTCGGCGTCGTTCCAATTGAGACAACATTGCGTATTTGGGATTGTCTCTTCTATGAGGAATCGCAtgtccttttcaaaatatcgCTTTCCATAATCAAAATTTGTGAGCAAGAATTGGCGGGCAGTCGCCTTGCTCACCGCGGGCTGCGGGCCAGGACACATGGTAGGGACGATGATGATATAGAAGTATTTCAAGTCATTCAGACCGTACcgaagaagcttcttgaccCCCAGGACATCTTCGACCGGATCATATTCAAAAGGCGAGTCCCGCTTAACAACCTTAACCAAGAGGAGATTGACCGCTGCCGGAAGTACGTCACATCTCAGAgattgaagttcaaaaactgcgCAGAAATTATGGGCGACAGAACAAGCGCCAAAGCAAGTGCAAAGAGGGATTTGGAAATAGGGCCAGATTTTGTAAACAACGCTTTGTCATCGGAAGTTTACGGTTTTAGAAGAAGTCTTACGGGCGCCCACTGGAACAATAGCATAAAGGAAAAGGTGCGGCAGATACGAAGGAAATAA
- the MDY2 gene encoding Mdy2p (similar to uniprot|Q12285 Saccharomyces cerevisiae YOL111C Hypothetical ORF), whose protein sequence is MSLIKFNFQKANCATKKYPIDHKELPLPIGIKKQKRASMSLPEKEFISKFLSLVAQQPIVLKSDFKTPMENITNLGVALPPLKYKYDHKRLKRNGGNGSGSARIQLNLKSIRAPKFVYSQEFDQSETIYQVKEFLIQKEDSIHETSQLKVLLKGKVLHDNILLSDLKSDKVDLVVMVSKLENAASQGTSAGDSANASIDAEEIAPRSVQVPWVKIEQLLKNEMADPQEATAVLQRLQRGWDLADLD, encoded by the coding sequence ATGTCTTTGATTAAAttcaattttcaaaaagctaacTGTGCAACCAAGAAATACCCAATTGATCATAAAGAACTGCCATTACCTATAGGAAtaaaaaagcagaaaagagCCAGCATGTCCCTACCTGAGAAAGAGTTTATCAGCAAGTTTCTTTCATTGGTTGCACAGCAACCTATAGTGTTGAAGTCGGACTTTAAAACGCCAATGGAGAATATCACCAACCTTGGCGTTGCGCTCCCACCTTTGAAATACAAATACGATCACAAGAGGTTGAAGCGGAACGGTGGGAACGGTTCTGGATCTGCTCGGATCCAGCTGAATCTCAAATCCATAAGGGCGCCAAAATTCGTGTACTCACAAGAGTTCGACCAATCCGAGACCATCTACCAGGTTAAAGAGTTTCTAATCCAGAAAGAAGACTCTATTCATGAGACTTCACAGCTTAAAGTTCTGCTAAAAGGTAAAGTCTTGCATGACAACATATTGCTGTCTGACTTAAAGAGCGACAAGGTCGATTTGGTGGTGATGGTCTCCAAGTTAGAAAACGCCGCATCACAAGGCACATCAGCAGGTGACTCTGCCAATGCTTCCATAGAcgctgaagaaattgcaCCAAGATCTGTTCAAGTTCCCTGGGTCAAAATCGAAcagctgttgaaaaacgaAATGGCTGATCCTCAAGAAGCCACGGCTGTGTTGCAGCGCCTCCAACGCGGGTGGGATTTGGCAGACCTTGATTAA
- the SHR5 gene encoding Shr5p (similar to uniprot|P41912 Saccharomyces cerevisiae YOL110W SHR5 Subunit of a palmitoyltransferase composed of Shr5p and Erf2p that adds a palmitoyl lipid moiety to Ras2p through a thioester linkage palmitoylation is required for Ras2p localization to the plasma membrane), whose amino-acid sequence MNSALTSSNSKHVVPDDSDQPKALFFNYHEFSVTDYAEIGKECSEHEEELALCITHFPNTYAPLDSIRFKQTRIVRIPRRYEDNLDWPVFCTLLPGHEPAALVNQDGSLQFVPYGFYENQIYGLSSVSPLSSYLSPEEFKDIVETVNMYLRQGYDPNTWRNIISATFDVLTFNLWNCLMIRLVSSPLLKLENYVETLNKSKLFKNKNIRLISPRRSGFLSVC is encoded by the coding sequence ATGAATAGCGCCCTGACCAGCTCAAACTCTAAGCATGTGGTTCCAGATGATTCCGATCAGCCAAAGgccttgttcttcaattaTCACGAGTTTTCTGTAACAGATTACGCCGAAATCGGCAAGGAATGTAGCGAacatgaagaagagctcgcTCTGTGTATTACGCACTTCCCTAACACATATGCACCTCTAGACTCTATCAGATTTAAGCAGACACGAATTGTGCGGATTCCCAGGCGATATGAAGACAATCTTGACTGGCCGGTGTTTTGTACGCTGCTCCCTGGACACGAGCCCGCGGCCCTTGTGAACCAAGATGGCAGTTTGCAGTTCGTGCCTTACGGTTTCTACGAAAACCAGATCTATGGCCTGTCTTCTGTTAGCCCTTTAAGCTCCTATCTTAGCCCCGAGGAGTTCAAAGATATCGTTGAAACCGTAAACATGTATTTACGACAGGGCTACGATCCGAACACATGGCGCAATATCATATCTGCTACTTTTGATGTGCTAACTTTCAATCTATGGAACTGTCTAATGATCCGACTTGTTTCAAGTCCCTTGCTCAAGCTGGAGAACTACGTTGAAACGCTGAACAAATctaaacttttcaaaaacaaaaacataAGGCTAATTTCCCCGAGAAGGTCGGGATTTCTCTCGGTATGTTAA
- the PUS4 gene encoding pseudouridine synthase PUS4 (similar to uniprot|P48567 Saccharomyces cerevisiae YNL292W PUS4 catalyzes formation of Psi55 (modified uridine) in mitochondrial and cytoplasmic tRNAs Pseudouridine synthase), whose product MNGIFAIEKPSGISSSQFLLKLQNVLMNSSVFSREIQRATAERMQQYQRETGKKPSKRKLRKVSKVKMGHGGTLDPLASGVLVVGVGTGTKKLSQYLSGTVKVYESEALFGVSTTSGDVEGEILSMHSVSHLKMDDLKSVEKKMVGSLKQTPPIFAALKMNGKPLHEYAREGIPLPRAIEPRQVEIYDLEVFPESLTRDHTYKLLRPATDADKEVVSELSHQGNLLTDKLFFSKQFCESQGWESEEAKVDPPIALSEEEMQQLLAEGDNYRAPLLHFKAKVSSGTYIRSLISDIGKAMRSSCYMVKLVRCQQQEWALDKRNVFRMEDFTENDEAVWTKVLEQVLEQGSSVDIMQELADAQDAFKKQKEDLEQQLKSELQSCSSAEVAEVDGSANPAKRPLDEDDSNSEAKS is encoded by the coding sequence ATGAACGGAATCTTCGCTATTGAAAAGCCTAGCGGCATATCATCAAGTCAAttccttttgaagctaCAAAATGTGCTAATGAACAGCTCCGTATTTTCCAGAGAGATTCAGCGGGCAACCGCAGAGAGAATGCAGCAGTATCAGCGCGAAACCGGGAAGAAGCCAAGCAAAAGGAAGCTCCGCAAGGTGTCGAAAGTAAAGATGGGGCACGGCGGTACCTTGGATCCCTTGGCATCGGGAGTCTTGGTGGTCGGAGTTGGTACAGGCACCAAGAAACTTTCGCAGTATCTGTCTGGAACAGTTAAAGTGTATGAAAGTGAGGCGTTGTTCGGTGTGTCTACCACATCCGGTGATGTTGAAGGTGAGATACTATCCATGCATTCGGTGTCTCATTTGAAGATGGACGACTTGAAGAGTGTGGAAAAGAAAATGGTGGGCTCGTTAAAACAGACCCCGCCGATCTTTGCTGCACTGAAAATGAACGGCAAACCTCTCCATGAATATGCGCGGGAAGGAATTCCTTTACCCAGGGCCATTGAACCGCGGCAAGTCGAGATTTACGATTTAGAGGTTTTCCCAGAATCATTAACCAGAGATCACACTTACAAGCTGTTGCGTCCTGCCACGGACGCAGACAAAGAAGTTGTTTCTGAACTAAGTCATCAAGGAAACCTACTCACAGAtaagcttttcttctctAAACAGTTTTGCGAGTCTCAAGGCTGGGAGTCTGAGGAGGCAAAAGTGGATCCGCCGATTGCATTAAGTGAAGAGGAAATGCAGCAACTTCTGGCCGAGGGGGACAACTATAGAGCTCCACTCCTTCACTTTAAAGCAAAGGTGTCCTCGGGGACGTATATCAGATCATTGATTAGTGATATCGGCAAGGCCATGAGATCTTCCTGTTACATGGTCAAGCTTGTGCGCTGCCAGCAGCAGGAGTGGGCATTGGACAAAAGAAATGTGTTCAGAATGGAGGACTTCACCGAGAACGATGAAGCCGTATGGACCAAGGTATTAGAGCAAGTACTTGAGCAAGGCTCCTCGGTCGACATCATGCAGGAATTGGCAGATGCCCAAGAcgccttcaaaaaacagaaagaagatttaGAGCAGCAATTAAAGAGTGAGTTGCAAAGTTGCTCTTCTGCTGAGGTTGCTGAAGTCGACGGATCCGCTAATCCTGCTAAGAGACCATTGGACGAGGATGACTCAAACAGTGAGGCGAAATCTTAG